Genomic DNA from Desulfosporosinus sp. Sb-LF:
TTAGTATTATTAAGAAATCTGGAATTGTTCCTGTTGTCTGCGTAAATGGCTTTTATACGGACACCGAAGCAGAGGTTAACTTGATTAAGAAGATTGTTAAAGACGCGGGCGGACGCTGCGCGTACTCTAACCACTGGCTTGAAGGTGGAGACGGTGCTCTGGAATTGGCGGATGCCGTCATGGATGCATGTAAAGAAAACGTTGATTTCAAATGCCTCTATCCGTTGGAAATGCCTCTTCGTCAACGCGTTGAGCTCATTGCCAAAGAAGTTTATGGTGCAGACGGAGTTGATTGGGCTCCGGAAGCTGAAGCTAAGGCTAAGAAATTCGAGTCTGATCCGTATTATGCAGACTTTGCTACCATGATGGTGAAAACTCATTTAAGCCTATCCCATGATCCCGCATTAAAAGGTGTGCCGAAGGGTTGGAGATTACCAATTCGTGACATCTTAGTTTATGGTGGGGCGAAATTCCTTTGCCCAATGGCTGGGACGATTACTTTGATGCCTGGTACAAGTTCTGACCCTGCCTATAGAAGAATTGACGTTGACACCAAAACGGGTAAAGTTAGTGGTTTGTTCTAAGAATGAAACTTGATGCCAATCAAAAACCGACGAAAGGATTCGTCAGGCCCTGAGCAATCAGGGCCTTTTCTAATTAGAAAGAGCAAATTTCTTCTATCTAATCAGAAATCGGTCTAGGTTTGTGTGGATTGTGCTTTTTCTTATTTCTCAGGCCAAATATTGTCTGTTTTAGGATGAAGGTGTTAAACTATTGGAATTAGAGGTTTAAACTTTTTGGGGTGGAGCATTTAACCACCATATTCGAGTATGCCTTTATTGATTAACGGAGAGAATGTTAAGGGTTACAGCGAGAACCATGTGTTTACAATAATTCTCTTGCGTTTGTTCGGAAAGGGGTCATAATATGTACGAAAAACTACGTGCGCAAATTTTACCTCGACTGATCTCCCCGAACGCAAAAGTTATGGTCGCGGTGTCGGGAGGACCAGACTCAATGGCGCTAAGTCATATTCTTTGGCGTTATGCTCGACAGGAACGGTCTATGGGAATTTCTTTGGTTTTAACTCATGTTCATCATGGGGTTCGGGAAGAGTCTGATCAGGAAGTACACCTAGTTCAAGAGATGGCCGCGAAGTGGGAGATCCCTTGCATTATTCATCGTTTTGATGCAAAAGGGTATGCTAAACTCGTAGGCCAATCATTCCAAGAGGCGGCCCGAGAATGGCGTTATGCCCGTTGGAAAGAGGATATGATCAAGCAAGGGTGTACCCTTCTTGCAACGGCGCATCATCTCGGTGATCAAGCAGAAACCATTCTTTATCGGCTACTTAGGGGAAGCGGAACTGCTGGTTTAGCGGGAATATATCCTAGCAAAGGTTCTATCATTCGTCCACTTCTGGCGTTTGCGAAACAGGATATTTTGAATTACTGTGCGCATGAAGATTTGCCATATGCACTTGATTGTTCAAACGATGAACCAGTCTATGTTCGAAATCGAATCCGCTTGGAATTATTGCCTGTCTTAGAGAAGAATTACAATCTTAAAATTCAGGAGGCATTGGGGCGTACTGGAGAACTTCTGCGTTGGGATGAAGAATACTTAGCCCAGCAAGTGGAAGTAGCATGGAGAAGATACAACCTTAAAGACGCAGATGGTACAATCGGTTTAAGCCGTGGGATTTTTGATGAGTCTGCAGCGATTCTTTCCCGATTATTGCGTAAGGCGGCGATGCTGGTAAGCAATGAACCTCGTGGATTAGGATTCTCCTATGTTGTAAAAATTATGGAATCCCAGGGAAAGCCTGATTGGATGCAGGATTTGCCAGGCTTGCGAGTGAAAATTACAAATCAAGGTATTTGGTTTAGAAG
This window encodes:
- the tilS gene encoding tRNA lysidine(34) synthetase TilS → MYEKLRAQILPRLISPNAKVMVAVSGGPDSMALSHILWRYARQERSMGISLVLTHVHHGVREESDQEVHLVQEMAAKWEIPCIIHRFDAKGYAKLVGQSFQEAAREWRYARWKEDMIKQGCTLLATAHHLGDQAETILYRLLRGSGTAGLAGIYPSKGSIIRPLLAFAKQDILNYCAHEDLPYALDCSNDEPVYVRNRIRLELLPVLEKNYNLKIQEALGRTGELLRWDEEYLAQQVEVAWRRYNLKDADGTIGLSRGIFDESAAILSRLLRKAAMLVSNEPRGLGFSYVVKIMESQGKPDWMQDLPGLRVKITNQGIWFRSYTAISESDGASIPFQNKALPDMALGLGRWSGIPSLQADIGLCDEVELSSTLGTLDKCEKNMVAVFSRDLLVRFPNQLVCRTRRQGDKMWFQDVGHKSIKKVFQEETISVDVRDKLPLIACGTDVLWIPGVRQSDLYRPNEDSKRIYCILRPWALSAI